CGCGGGGCCTCGGAATGCCACGCAGGGCAATGCATTGCGTCCCTTTAACCTGCTGGCTTTCGGCAGGAAGAAAAGGATGAGAAATGACGATCTCCGAATGGCTCGATAAAAAAATGGCGGTGGGAATCGATGTCGCCCACATTGAAGTGCCGACGGAGATGATGATCGACGAAGCTCCGGATGAAACCATTTATTTCAAGGAGATTCGTTCATGCAGCATACTGTGCCCTGAGGACCATCCGTTTGCCACCGTCGAACGCTTCGGAGACTGGTATTACGCCCGGGGACGCGATAAAGAGGCCTCCCGTCATACAACGCTCCCCCTTTGGTGGCTGTGGACAAGGGATAAACCCCTGGCGTTACGGACGGCGGAAGCACATATTGAAAAAGAATAATGGAGAAATCCGGGGACATCCATGATAAGGTTTTTCGAGAGGGAAACGGAGGTTCCCCCTATGTCCCGGCGGGGGACCATTGGTTTGTTGTCAGAAACCAATGATAAAATCGGGCGTTAAAAATCATTGAAATAAGGAGGAAAGAAAAATGGGAACAAAAGGAAGAGCAATCGTAGAACTTGATGTTGAACAGTTGCTGGAAATGCTCAACAAGGCCTATGCTGATGAATGGCTGGCATATTATCAGTACTGGGTGGGAGCCAGAGTCGCCTGCGGCAGAATGAGGGGCATCGTCGCCGAAGAATTAGCCGAACACGCTGCGGAGGAATTGGAGCACGCCGAAATGTTGGCGGAAAGAATCCTCACCCTGGGGGGCACACCTCTTTTAAAGCCGGAGGAGCTGATAAAAGAATCCAATTGCGGTTATGCCGTTCCAAGTGATCCCAATACGATCAAACTTCTTCAACAAAACATAGAAGGCGAACAGTGCGCGATTGAAACCTACAAAAAGCTTTTAGACTTTGTAAAAGATAAGGATCCAATCACCTATAAGCTCATCCTGGATATCTTGGAGGATGAGGTCGAACACGAAGAGGATTTGGAGGCGATTCTGTCGGATATGCAATAACCATCACGCAATGGCATCGAAAAAGCCCGTCTATTGGTTTAGACGGGCTTTTTCATATTAAGTCCGGTATTTTATAATAAAAATATCCCTTGACGTGAAAAAAGGGTGCTTCTATACTCCGAACCCTCAAAAATGAGTTCCATTGATCACTTCAGTTTCAATCAACATCAAAATAATTTATTTGCGAGGAGGGGAATATGTTTATCACCCTGACCGACGGCCGGAGAATACCCATGGAAATGCACCGGGTAAAGATTGTGCAGAAGCTCAATCTGCTTCCCGCTTCCGAGCGGCTGAAATGTTTGCGGGCGGTTGGCTACAACACCTTTCTCCTTCCCTCGAGAGAAGTCTTTCTGGACATGCTGACCGACAGCGGCACAAATGCCATGA
This DNA window, taken from Deltaproteobacteria bacterium, encodes the following:
- a CDS encoding ferritin encodes the protein MGTKGRAIVELDVEQLLEMLNKAYADEWLAYYQYWVGARVACGRMRGIVAEELAEHAAEELEHAEMLAERILTLGGTPLLKPEELIKESNCGYAVPSDPNTIKLLQQNIEGEQCAIETYKKLLDFVKDKDPITYKLILDILEDEVEHEEDLEAILSDMQ